One Nostoc sp. CENA543 genomic window, TGAGTTACAGACTATTCATGAGGCAATTTACCGCAGTGGGGATTTTCCTGATTTGGTGCCGATAGTGCAGCAATTTTTACTTAATGCTAATGCAGGTACACCGGAAAAGGCTTGTTTTGCGATCGCTGGCCCCGTGGTTAACAATACTGCTAAACTCACTAATCTAGCTTGGTTCTTAGATACAGAACGCCTCGCACAAGAATTGAGTATTCCTCTCATTTCTCTTATTAATGACTTTGCGGCTGTCGGTTATGGCATTTTTGGCTTGAGTAAACAAGATTTGCTGACTTTGCAAGTAGGTAAACACCAACAAGAAGCACCGATTGCAATTATTGGGGCTGGGACTGGTTTAGGACAAGGATTTTTAATTAAACAGGGGAATTACTATCAAGTCTTTCCGTCAGAAGGGGGACACGCCGATTTTGCGCCACGTAATGAGTTAGAGTTTCAATTATTAAAATATCTGCTGGATAAACATGATATTCAGCGTGTGTCTGTGGAAAGGGTAGTATCTGGACAGGGGATTGTGGCGATTTATCAATTTTTGCGCGATCGCTATCACACTACTGAATCCCCAGAAATCGCCCAAATTGTTCGTACCTGGGAACAACAAGCCGGACAATCAGAAAAAACCGTTGATCCTGGTGCAGCCATTGGGAAAGCAGCAGTGCAAGGAAGCGATCGCCTCTGTCAACAAACTTTGCAAATATTTATCGATGCTTACGGTGCAGAAGCCGGAAATCTCGCCCTCAAACTCTTACCCTACGGTGGCTTGTACATTGCTGGTGGTATTGCCTCCAAAATCTTACCTTTGATACAAAATGGCAATTTCCTCTTAAATTTCACCCAAAAAGGCAGAATGCGTTCCTTGTTAGAAGAAATACCAGTGCATATCATTCTCAATCCACAAGTTGGACTAATAGGTGCTGCTTTGTGTGCTGCTAGGTTATAACAGCTACATCATCAGTGTATTAGCATCTTGTGAATGCCAAAACCATGACACTTAGAGTTTTGTTCTCATTCCTAGCCGCCACCTTAATTTGTGGCGGA contains:
- a CDS encoding glucokinase, translated to MTLLLAGDIGGTKTILRLVEISDASELQTIHEAIYRSGDFPDLVPIVQQFLLNANAGTPEKACFAIAGPVVNNTAKLTNLAWFLDTERLAQELSIPLISLINDFAAVGYGIFGLSKQDLLTLQVGKHQQEAPIAIIGAGTGLGQGFLIKQGNYYQVFPSEGGHADFAPRNELEFQLLKYLLDKHDIQRVSVERVVSGQGIVAIYQFLRDRYHTTESPEIAQIVRTWEQQAGQSEKTVDPGAAIGKAAVQGSDRLCQQTLQIFIDAYGAEAGNLALKLLPYGGLYIAGGIASKILPLIQNGNFLLNFTQKGRMRSLLEEIPVHIILNPQVGLIGAALCAARL